The nucleotide sequence GGTGTCGGCCGCGTGGAAGGCGGGGGCAGGTGGCACGTCAGCGGGGGCAGCGGGCACGTCAGCGGCGGCAGGGGGCAGCGGCTTGGTCCGCGACGGGAAGGTGGGGGCGCTTCCGGTCCGGTCCGGATCAATGGACGCGACGCTGCGGACGCGCGTCTCCTCCACGCCGTCGTCCAGGTGCACGTCCTCTTGGCGCTCCTCCAGCACCTCGAACGGCGTGACGGACAGGTTGAGCTCGGCCTGGATCCGCTGCAGTGCCAGGGCGAAGGCGTGGGCCGAGGAATAGCGGGAGGCGGGTTGCTTGGCCATGGCGGTGGCCAGCGCCAGCTCGAGGGATTCCGGCACGTCGGCGCGTCCCAGCCGCGGGACGGGCATGCTGGTGATGCGTGAGATGAGCTCGCGCTGCGAGTTGTCGGCACCCGGCAGGACGAAGGGTGAGCGTCCGGCGAGCAGCGTGTACAGGGTGGCGCCGAGCGCCCACACGTCCACCAGCACGCCGTCGACGTTGCCGTCACGGAACTGTTCCGGCGGGGACCAGGGGATGGACATCCCGGCGTCCTCGTCAGCGTCGCCGGCCAGGGTGCCGGAGATGCCGAAGTCGGTGAGGGCGGGACGGTTGTAGTCGGTGACCAGGATGTTGGCAGGCTTGATGTCCCGGTGGGCGATGCCCGCCCGGTGCGCCGTTTCGACGGCGGAGGCCACCTGGATGCCGATCGCCAGGACCTCGTCCACGCTGAAGCGCTGCCGGCGGTATCGGACATCGAGGCTCGGCCGCGAGCAGTACTCCATGGCGAGGTAGGAATGCCCGTCCTCGGTCACCTCGGCTTCAAAGATGGTGACGATGAAGGGGTGCGACGACAGCTGGGCCATGAGGTTGGCCTCGGACTCGAAGCGGCGCCGCGCGCCCTCCGTCTTGAGGCCGGACAGCAGCACCTTGACGGCGACCTTGCGGCGCGGCCGGTCCTGCTCGTAGAGGTAGACGTCGGAGAAGCCGCCCGATCCGAGCAGGCTGACGTAGCTGAAACCGGGAATGCGGGGCGGTGGAGCCGCCGGCCGCTTGGAACTCACAGGATCTCCTCAAAGCGCAGGGACACGTCATCGCCGAGTTCTGCGATGTCGCCGTCCAGGACAATGGCCATTTCATTCTGGGCAAGGCGCCGCGGCGGTTGGCCCTCGCGGACCAGCACGGTGCCGTTGGTGGCCTTCAGGTCGCACAGCATCACGTGCCAGCCTTCCAGCCGGACCTCCACGTGCGACCTCGAAATGTCGCCGCCGGGGCTCGGCACCTGGACCAGCCGCGGCATGGTGCCGCCCTGGACCCGGGACACGGACGGCTGCCGCCCGATCACCAGCGACTCGTCGAGGTCGATCAGCTCCCCGGTGGACAGCCGCAGCCGGCCCAGCCGGGGGCGCGGCACCTGGACGGCGACGTCAGGCAGCTGAGCCCCGCAGGTGAAGCACTGGCTGCTGGTGGGCGGGTTGGCGTGGCCGCCGGGGCATACCCGGGCCAGGACCAAAGGGCCGTTGCCGGGCACATTTTCCCCGCCGGGTGTTCCAGCGCCCTGGCCGGGTTCCTGCCCCTGCCCCGCCTGCGCTCCGCTGGTGGGAAGGTCGCTCCTGAAGATGGTCTGCCCGTCGTGGTCCCCTTCCGCCGGCGCGCCCGCCCCGGCTGCGGGGATGAACGACGGCGGGACCTGCAGTCCGGTGAACGACGGCGGACTGCCGGGAGCCGGGAAGGAGGACGGTACCTGGGGTCCCGGGACCGACGCCGGGACCTGGAGCCCAGGGACCGACGCCGGAATCCGGGGTTCCGGGGCGCCGTCTCCCACGGTGGCCCACGGCACCGACTCGATCAGTCCCGTCTGGGCCGGCACCGGCGGTTGCGGCACGGCTGCCTTTTCGCCCGCAGTGGCTGGCCGGCCGGCTTCCCCGGGGTCAGCCTTCTGGTCGGCCGTTTGATGGCCTGCAATCCGCTGGCCTTCAGATTCCTGGCCTTCCGATTCCTTGCCTACAGATTCCCGGCCTTCAGTCTCTTGGCCCTCAGTTTCCTGGCCTTCAGTTTCCTGGCCCGGGACCTCCCGCGCGGCGGCCTCCGGGGCTGCGGGAGCACCGTCGTCGTCCTCGTCGCCGGACCGCACGGCTGCGTCCTCGATACGCCGGACTACCGTTTTGTCCCACAGGTGGTCGTAGGAGCTGGTGAACTCGGTGGCCGGGCTTTCGTCCTGCTCCCGTTCTTCCTGTGCCGGTGCTTCCGGCGCGTGGATTTCCTCGGGCAGGACTTCCCCGGACAGTGCTTCCTCGGCCCGTGCTTCCCGCGGCCAAGTCCCGGACGTCGCAGCGCCGGTCTCAGTAAATCCCGTCACGGTTTCCTCCCCGGGTACAACCAGGGTCTCGGCCGATGCCTCCAGCGGCGGCACAGCAGTCTCCGGCACGTTCTGCAGGGCACCACCGGGTTGGGTGACGCTGACGCGCAGCGACTGCAGGAGCACGGCCCCTTCAACCACCGGCAGTTCAGGTACACGGAGCAGTTCAGGCACACCCTGGTGCACCGCGGCGGCGCCAGGAACGGCCACGCTGAACCATTCGGGCGCCTCCAGCCACCGCTCGGTCCAGGTGGTGACGTTCCGGCCGTCGAGTGTCACAGGACCCGACGGAAGCTGGACCGTCAGGTCAATGTCGCCGCGCAGGAAGACCCGCAGCGAGTCGCTGTATCCGATGATGCCGAAACACCGGGTGGCTGACAGCGGTGCACCGAACCCGCCCGTCACAGCGTGCAGCACTTCGGCTGCATCCGGGGCGCCCGCGAGCAGATCCCACACGCTGCTGACCAGCGGGGCCGGAGTGGCAGGGTCCAGGATCACCGCAGTTCCCGATCTGACCAGGCCCAGCCATCCTCCGGGGACGTAGCTAGCTGCGGCCATTGGCAGCGTCCTCGCTTCCGGCCCGCGGCAGCGTGTCCTGCTCTTCCGCGTCCGCGGCGCTCCGGGGCGCCGTCGTCGCCATGCCGGCATCGTTGAGGACGTTCCTGGCGTCGATCACGATGACCGTGATGTTGTCCCGGCCGCCGCGCCGCAGTGCCGCCTGGATCAGGGTGTCCACTGCTTCCTGCGGGTTCTCAACGGTGCTGAGGATTTCGTGCATCTCGCTATCCGTCAGTTCCCCGTTGAGGCCGTCCGAGCAGACCATCACCCGGTCGCCTTCTTCGATGGGCAGCAGCCAGTAATCGGCTTCGGTCTCGTCACCCGCGCCCAGCGCACGCGTCACGACGTGCCGGCGGGGGTGCACCGCGGCCTCCTCGGCCGTGATCTCGCCGCTCTCCACAAGCTCCTGGACCTCGGAGTGATCCACACTGACCTGCGAAAGCCGGCCCTGGCTCAGGCGATAGGTCCGGGAATCCCCGATGTTCATGACCAGCCAGTAGGGAACGCCCATCTGCTCCACCACCACCACGCCGCTGAGTGTGGTTCCGGCCCGGGAACCGGTGGCTGCGCGGATCGCTTCGTCCGCGCTGGCCAGGTACTGCTGCACCACTCCCGCGGTGGCCGTCCGCTCCCCGGTCGCCAGCTGCGGCAGCTGTGCCAGCGCCCGCACGCACATGCCGCTGGCCACCTCGCCGGCTTCGTGGCCGCCCATGCCGTCCGCGACGGCGAACACGGGATCCGAAGCGATGTAGGAGTCCTCATTGAGTTCGCGGCGAAGGCCACGGTCCGTTCCGTAGCCAAAGCTCAGCCTCAGGCCGGGCTCGTTGCCGGTCCCCGGGGTTCCGGCCACCTGCTGTGAATTCATGCGTGTCCTACGTTGAAGGTGCGGTCCCCGAAATGAACTGTGGTTCCGGGGCTGACAAATGCGGGCACACCCGGCTGCAGCGCCGTGCGCATGCCGTCGGGTGTGGTGACGGCGCTGCCGTTGGTCGAGTGGCGGTCCGTGACCCATACACCGGCACCGTCGGTGAGCAGGTGGAGGTGGGTCTTGGAGATGGTCCTGCCCGGGTCCGGTACGGGCAACAGCTGGGCCTGCGATTCCCCGGCGGCGGGGGCAGGGTTGCGGCCGATCAGGACGTTCCGTTCCAGGCGGAAGTCGCGGCCGTCGTCGAGCGTTATGCGCAGCACGGCCTGGGGGACGTCCTGGCGGGCCCCGCCTCGCACCTGGGTGCGGTCCATGGCGTCGTCGGGGTGGACACCGTTAATCGGCTGAAGACGGTTGACCTGCTGAACACCGTCTACCGGGATGGCACCGTCGACCGGGATGCCACCGTCGGCCGGGATGACAGTGCCGTCCGCGGCTGCCGGCTCGCCCGGCGCGACGGCGGGCGGGGCAGCAACCGGGTTCCGGGAAGCAACTGGTTTCCGGGAAGCAACCGGCGACGCCACCTGCTGCACCGGGGGCAGGTCCAGGGGCGCGAAACTGTAGGGGCCTTCGATGCCGCCGGTGGAGACGGGGTTGCGGCCATGCACCACATCGAAGACGAGCGTTCCTGCCGCGCGGTCATGCCACCCACGGAGCTTTCCGTTCCGGTCCCAGGCGCTGGACGCCACAACGGCGGCGGCCCACGCCGTTCCAAGGAGCAGCAGCGGTCCCAGGACCAGCAGCGCGGCGTCGAACCATTTGAAGACCGCCACCAGTACTGCGGCGAGGACGGCCAGCAGAATGCCGGCTCCCGTGACGATGCCGCGCAGGAACACGGCACCGAGGCCCGGGGCGTAACCGTCCCTGTCGGCGCTGCGGATGCCCATGAGCTGGTTGCCGATGGTGTTGCCGGTACGGCCCTCGACGCCGGCCACGGTGAGCACATAGACCAGGGTCAGGCCGGCTCCGATGCCTCCCAGCAGCGCCAGCAGGCTTGTGTCGTAAATGATCAGCCCGGCGCTCCGCGTGCTGGTGATGCCGGCGAACCCAATGGACAGCAGGACCGTCAGGATGGCCACCGGCGCCAGCCAATCGAGGACGGCAGCGCCGAGACGCTTGCCCGGGGAAGCCGGAACCAGCGAAAGCGTGCCTGACATGTCTGATCCTTCCCCCGGCCCTACCGGGATGCTACCGGGAAACGGAGCGGCTTGCCTCCCGCCCCGGTCCAAGGTGGCGGCCCGCTGGGGCACAGATCCGCGGTTGGGCAGCGGTGTTCCGCATGCACCGCAAAAGCTTGCTCCTGCCCGGACCGGCTGGCCGCAGCGCAGGCACGGCACGCTTCGGTCGGAAGCAGATCGCCCGGAGGCAGGCCCCGCGGGGGCAGCTCCGGGTAAAGCTCCCGGTCCCGTCCCAGGCACTGGCGAGCCGCTCACCGCCGGAACCCCCGTGCAGCCAGGGCGGCCCGGGCCTCAGCCAGCAGCGACCGGGGTGAGAACCGCGCCTGCTGGCGCCGCCAGAAACCGAGCGTTCCTGTCATCTCCTTCAGCGAGCCGTCCACCACGTCCCAGTACTCCCGCACCTCATCCTCGCTCGGCTGGCCCGCGCCGAAGATGGAGGCGTCGGCGCGGTGCGCCAGCAGGGTTGTGGTGGCGCCGGCGGCAGGGAACGCCTCGGCCACCACTGCCGCCGTCTCCCGCCTGGTTGCGCGGCTGTCCACCGGGGCGCCCATGTCTGTGGCCAGGCTAAGGACCTCGCTCCAGCCGCCGCCGACGCGCTGGACAGGATCGCCACCGGTGAAGCGGGCCTTCCGGCGCCGCAACTTGAGCAGTGCGATCAGCAGCAGCGGCAGGGCCAGAATGCCCACGGGGATCAGGGCGATGCCGATGGCGGTGAGGATGGGACCCCAGAACAGCCACGGGTTGGTTTTCTTCTCGTCGGCGTCGAGCGCGTCCGGAGAGGAGTCCGGCGGCAGGTCGGCGGGTTCCTGCGGCGGTGGCGGCGGCTGCAGGACCTGGGGCTTGGGCTTGGACTTGTTCTCCGGGTCGGGCGGAATGGGGATGTTGTCCTTGGGCGGTGTGGGGTCGAAGGCCACCCAGCCCACGCGGTCAAAGGCCACCTCCACCCAGGCGTGGACATCCTTGCCGGTTATCTTGATGTCGCCGGCGCCGTTCTCCGGGCTCTTCGGGTCAGGGTAGAACCCCATGATCACGCGTGAGGGAATGCCCAGGTGCCGCAGCATCAGGGACATCGCAACGGCGTACTGCTCATCGTCGCCGAGCATTTGCTTGGCGGTCAGCAGGTCGCGGATGCGCGCCGCACCGTGCCCGGAGACGCTGGGAAGCTGCCCGTCGGCAATGAGCCCGTTGCTGAAGGCGCCCTTCTTCTGGAAGTGGGCCTCGATCTGCCGGACCCGGTCCACCGCGGTCGGGGCGTCCGCGGCCAGGTCATTGGCCTGGGCGCCCACCACCGGCGGCACGTCGGTGACGTCAGGCAGGCTGACCTTGGCGAAGTCGTATTGCGTGAGCTGCCCGTGCTCCAGCTTCACCGGGTCCGAGATCTGGACGGTGTAGGAGTCACCCCTGGACAGGCCCTGGGTGGTCACCGCGGTGTCTGTGCCGGAGTTGAAGTACAGCCCCGAGGCTGCGCCGGACGAGTCCGGGGCAAAGCTGAGCCCGGTGGTCTTCCGTCCGCCCGGAACGAAGTAGCCCTGGTAGTCATCGATGGTGATGTCCAGGCTGTAGTCGTTCGTCGGGACCGGGTCCGTGGAGTCGGCGAGTGTGTTGATCGACTTCGCGTCCCCCACCTTGCTGAAGCTGCCCGAGCCGTTCGGGTCCATCGTGTAGTTGGTGCCGTTGAAGGAGTCGAGCGCCCCGAGCCGGACCCGTGCGTCCTTGGGCAGCCCCTTGACGGTGAACAGCGTGTCGTCCTTCTTGTCCTTGACGAAGTTGCGGAAGCTCGCCAGCGGCGTGACGTACGCCTTCGGATCAAAGGGCGGTACGACGACGTTGCGGAGGACGCGCCGCTCGTCACCGGCGGCGATCAGCGGCGATACCGCCGCGGTGATTCCCACCGTTGCGGCCAGGACGGCGGCGCCGGCCGCCAGGCGGCGCGTGCGCGCCTTCGCCGCCGTGCCGGCGTCGTGCTGGGGACGGTTCACCGAAACCTTGTGGGTGTCGCGCCGGCGCAGCGCGTCCCGCCGAAAGGTGGCCCAGGCGATGCCGACCACCGTCAGGGCAATGCCCCTTTCCACGGTCAGGAATCCGGCGTTGGTGCTGAACGCGATCCCGGTGACGAACAGCACCAGGACCGGCAGCAGCGGCCAGTACGGGCTGCGGATGCGCCAGGTCAGGGCGCCCGCGGCAGCGGCGGTGATCAGGGCGCTCAGGAAGGGAACGATCAGCACGCCGCCTGCGGTGCCCACGGGCACCCCGACGGTGAGCATGTCCTTCCAGGCAAAGACGACGCCGAGCAGCAGCGTGCGCAGCGATTCCAGGCTGGGAATGAACCCTGCGATCGCGGCGCCGGGGACGGCCAGGGCTGTTCCCAGCACGAGATAGCTGCCGAAGGCCAGTGCCGTGGTGATCAGGAGCCCCAGCCGGAAGTGGGCGTTGAGCGCAGCGACGGCCAGCCCCAGGACAATGCCGCCAAACCCGGCAATCAGGTAGTAGGGGTCGCCGCCGAAGCTGAGGCTGAACCCGAGGACACCAAGCCCGAGCAGAATGGTGAGGGCACCGGCGTCGAGCACAAAATGCCACCGCGGCCGGCCGTCGGCGAAGGCGGACCCGGCGGCCGGGCGGACCGGGCGGCGGGGGCTTTGTGAATCGTTTTGCCGGCGGGAGCTGTCCGAACGGTCGTGCCGACGGGGGCGGAGACCGGTGGCCTCACTCATGCTGCAGCCTTTCGCAGGACGGAGGGAAGGTCGGAGAGATCGCCGACCGTGAGCACGGTGAGGTCACCGATGTTGGCGCGGGCCGGGGCAGCGCCAAGGTCGGCCCGCATGGCGAGGCTGCGCACACCGGGAGGCACCGAGGCGGCAGCGGAGCGCAGCTGGGTGGCCGTCACCTGGCTGCCCACGACGAAGAAGACCACCGAGGCATTGGGCACCGTGTCGGCAAGCGTGCGGGCGAGGTCGACGGCGGTCTTCCGCAGTGGAGTGCCGACGATCCGGGTCATGTCGTCCAGCATGTTGCGGCCGGTCTCGCAGCGCAGCGGACCGCCCTGGGTCAGGACATCCAGCTCGCGCTGTTCACGGATGGCCTGCCGGCCAATGGACGCCGCTGCCGATATGGCCAGTTCAAATTCCTCTTCCGAGGCGTATTCGTCCGTGTTGATGGACAGTGAAATGGCCAGGTGGGCGCGGCGGGTTTCCTCGAACTGGCGGACCATGAGCTTGTTGGTCCGGGCCGTGGTTTTCCAGTGGATGTGCCGCCGGTCGTCACCCGGAACGTAGTCGCGCAGGGCATGGAAGGAAACGTCCGCGCTGGACAGCTCCGTGGTGGGCATGCCTTCCAGGTCCCGGATGAACCCGGCCGCGGAACCGGCCAGCGCCACCGTGCGGGGGTGCACGTAGAGGTCCTCCGGTTCCGTCCAGAGCACCTGCCGGCGGAGCAGGTGCAGCGGATCGGCCCGGACAGAACGGACCGGGCCCACCACGATGACGGCACGCCGCGCCGTCGGGATGGTGAAAAGGTCTTCGTGGACCTGCTGCGGTTTCATCCGCGGGAGGTGGAAGACGGCGGTGGCAGAGCCGACGGGCAGTTCCAGGTCAGCCGGCAGGAGCGGGCGGGCAGACGTGTTGGACACGGCGATGCTTCCAACGGCGCTGTCGCCCACCGCGACCCTGGTCCGGGCGAGGTCGAGGAGCACGCCATAGGAGGAGCGGCCCAGGATGAAGCCGACGGCGATGACGAAGAGCACCAGTGCCGCAATGGCTGCCGCCTTGGCCTCCTGCCAGCCGTAGGCGTCCCCGGCCGCAAACAGCAGGACCGCGGCGGCCAGCACGGACCAGCCCAGGACGCTGACCACGGACAGGACGGGCCGGACGCGCCGGTCCCACAGGCCGGCGGCCACCCGCCAGGCGGGGCCCAGCGCGAGACGCGCGGTGCTGCCCGCGTCGGACCATAATCTGGATGAGTGCTCCTGGGGCCGGAACTTCGGCAGCCGGATTCCGGACCCCCCGAGACCGGACCACTGCACTTTAGGCAGCCGCACCTTAGACGGCGGCGCGCTGCTGCGGCGCTGCGACATCGGCCAGGACGCGCCCCAGGACGGCTTCGGCGGTGGCACCGGAGAACTCGGCTTCGGGGTCCATCACGAAACGGTGGGTCCAGACGACGCCGGCGAGGTCCTTGATGTCGTCCGGCAGGACGAAGTTGCGGCCCTGGCTCGCGGCCCACACCTTGGCCGCCCGGACCATGGCGAGGGCGCCGCGGACGGAGACACCCAGGCGGGTCTCCGGGGCGTTGCGGGTTTCCTCGCAGAGCCTGGAGATGTACTCCAGCACGGCGGTATCAACGTGCGTGGTGGCGGCCAGATCCGCCATGTCCGCCACAGCCTGCGTGGTGATGACGGGGTGCAGGTCCCGGGACCGGTCCTTGAGGTTGGTGCCGCCCAGGAGCTGGACGGTGGAGGCGTGGTCCGGATACCCGATGGAGGTCTTGATCAGGAAGCGGTCCAGCTGGGCCTCGGGCAAACGGTAGGTGCCGGCCTGCTCGATCGGGTTCTGCGTGGCCATCACCATGAATGGACGGCCGGCCTCGTACGTGGTGCCGTCCACGGTGACGCGCGACTCCTCCATGACCTCCAGCAGCGCCGACTGCGTCTTGGGCGAGGCGCGGTTGATTTCATCGGCGAGCACGATGTTGCTGAAGATCGGCCCCTTGTGGAACTCGAACTTCTGGGTCTTCTGGTCGTAAATGGTCACGCCGGTGACGTCGGAGGGCAGCAGGTCCGGCGTGAACTGGATGCGGCTGTTTGACCCCTGGACCGTGGCCGCCAGGGCGCGGGCCAGCGACGTCTTGCCGGTGCCCGGGGCATCTTCGAAGAGGACGTGGCCTTCGGCGAGCATCGCGGTGAAGGTCAGGCGGATGACGTGGGCCTTGCCCAGGACTGCCTGGCCCACATTCGCAACGAGCTTCTCGAACGTCCCTGCAAACCAGGCGGCCTGCTCGGTTGTCATGGTCATGTTGATTCCTCTTAGGTTGGTGCTGGTGCGGGATGATGCAGCGGGCTCGGGTGCCGGCCGTGGGCAGGTGGTCAGCATCCGCCGGGCCGCGAACCGTACAGGTCCACGGTGGTCGACTTCACGTACCATCCGCTCTTGGCCGACTCGGTCAGGCGGTACCACGGTGTGCCGTTGCCGTAGATGTCCTTGGTGCAGTCGATGGACAGCTTGCCCCAGGAACGCTCCACCCAGCCGACGCCGCACTTGGCGGGGCTGCCGGGTGTGTAGGAGTCAGGCAGGCCGGGCTTCCCGGGGCAGGTGCGGACGCTGCTGGCGTCGACCTGGATCTGCGACGCCGGCGGCGGCGGGGTCGGGTCGTTGCCGGAGGTTGCATCTGCGCGTCCGATGGCCCCGGCGACCACCGTGACGGCCTTGACCCGCAGGGTCCGGGTCTGGTTCCAGCCGCCGCCGGAAGCGTCGAACCTGGTGGCCTTTCCGACGCTGGTCCAGGCGCCGCCGTCGAGGCTGACCTCGTAGTGGTCCAGGGGCCGCCCGTTGGTGCCTGTGGAATTCCAGGTCCAGTGGACCTGGGGGTCGCCGGTGGCCGACTTCCCGCCGCTGACATTCGGCGCGTTCGGCGGTGCGTACGGGTTTCCCGAGCCAATGGCCTTGGCATCGCCGGACACGTTGTTCTTGGTGGAGGAGGCGATGATGTTGACGGTGACGTCCCGCCCGTTTGGCTGGCCGGTGATGGTCCCGCCGCCGGCGTTGATGGGCCCGGACCCGTAGGCGGTGGACCACCGGTAGCTGATTTCCGACGCCTGCGACCCGTTCCGCTGCGCCTCGGTGAGGGGCGTGAAGGTCACATCCAGCTGGCCGCTCGTCCCGTTCGCCCGTACGGTCCCGCCGCCCACGGTGCCGGGTTTGCCGGCGGCCCTGACGGGGGCGGACTGGGCGCTGGTTCCGGACGTGCCCGCCTTGTTGGTGGCGGAAACGGTGAAGGCGTAGTCGGCCTCGGAGTTGTCCACTGTGACATTCAGCGACGTGCCGGAAGCCACCTGCTGGCTCTTGACCACGGCTCCGCCCCGCAGGGTTGTCAGTGTGTAGGCGGAGACCGCATCGCCGTTGTTGTTCGGGGCCGTCCAGCTGACGTTGACCTGGGACTGGCTGCCCACGGAGCCGGCCCCGGCCGCGCTGGGGGCAGCCGGCGTCGCCGGCACCCCGGCCGGTACCTCGGCAGCGGAGTACGGGCTCCACTCCGACGGATCCTTTGCGTCGTTGCGGGCCAGGACCCGCACCTTGTAGGCCACGCCGTTGGTGAGACCCTTCCAGACGTAGCTGGTGGATGTCAGGTTCTGGATCTGCGGGTTCTGGCCGGCGGGTGCGGGCGAGATTTCCAGATCGTAGGACTTGACCGGAGAGCCCTTGCTGGCCGGTGCCTGCCAGGTCACGGCCAGCTGCTGGTCGCCGAACCTCAGCGCCGGAGCCAGCGGCATGTCCGGCTTGACGTCGGGCCGGACCTCGGCGGAAACCGGTGACCTGTCGGACTCGCCGAACTCATTCGTTGCCGTCACCTGGAAGTGGTACTTGGTGTTGTTGACGAGGTTGTTCAGGGTGCACGAGTTGGCCGGGCAGTCCTGCGAGTAGCCGCCTTCGCCGTA is from Arthrobacter sp. QXT-31 and encodes:
- a CDS encoding serine/threonine-protein kinase; protein product: MSSKRPAAPPPRIPGFSYVSLLGSGGFSDVYLYEQDRPRRKVAVKVLLSGLKTEGARRRFESEANLMAQLSSHPFIVTIFEAEVTEDGHSYLAMEYCSRPSLDVRYRRQRFSVDEVLAIGIQVASAVETAHRAGIAHRDIKPANILVTDYNRPALTDFGISGTLAGDADEDAGMSIPWSPPEQFRDGNVDGVLVDVWALGATLYTLLAGRSPFVLPGADNSQRELISRITSMPVPRLGRADVPESLELALATAMAKQPASRYSSAHAFALALQRIQAELNLSVTPFEVLEERQEDVHLDDGVEETRVRSVASIDPDRTGSAPTFPSRTKPLPPAAADVPAAPADVPPAPAFHAADTGYTAAADTTVHRAAQPPQEAAEPAGGHAQDRSKRNLWLAISGATVLALAAAVGLVVANAAPQTPSGPETAEVKKPPADALDNGTVPDVEGLAAAPKAEDPNIIVFSWTNPQPKEGDTFKYRAKSVKEDGPFETTTTNQAFISGFIDPPICLQVILVRADGSASPGGPDSIACLQE
- a CDS encoding FHA domain-containing protein produces the protein MAAASYVPGGWLGLVRSGTAVILDPATPAPLVSSVWDLLAGAPDAAEVLHAVTGGFGAPLSATRCFGIIGYSDSLRVFLRGDIDLTVQLPSGPVTLDGRNVTTWTERWLEAPEWFSVAVPGAAAVHQGVPELLRVPELPVVEGAVLLQSLRVSVTQPGGALQNVPETAVPPLEASAETLVVPGEETVTGFTETGAATSGTWPREARAEEALSGEVLPEEIHAPEAPAQEEREQDESPATEFTSSYDHLWDKTVVRRIEDAAVRSGDEDDDGAPAAPEAAAREVPGQETEGQETEGQETEGRESVGKESEGQESEGQRIAGHQTADQKADPGEAGRPATAGEKAAVPQPPVPAQTGLIESVPWATVGDGAPEPRIPASVPGLQVPASVPGPQVPSSFPAPGSPPSFTGLQVPPSFIPAAGAGAPAEGDHDGQTIFRSDLPTSGAQAGQGQEPGQGAGTPGGENVPGNGPLVLARVCPGGHANPPTSSQCFTCGAQLPDVAVQVPRPRLGRLRLSTGELIDLDESLVIGRQPSVSRVQGGTMPRLVQVPSPGGDISRSHVEVRLEGWHVMLCDLKATNGTVLVREGQPPRRLAQNEMAIVLDGDIAELGDDVSLRFEEIL
- a CDS encoding PP2C family protein-serine/threonine phosphatase, yielding MNSQQVAGTPGTGNEPGLRLSFGYGTDRGLRRELNEDSYIASDPVFAVADGMGGHEAGEVASGMCVRALAQLPQLATGERTATAGVVQQYLASADEAIRAATGSRAGTTLSGVVVVEQMGVPYWLVMNIGDSRTYRLSQGRLSQVSVDHSEVQELVESGEITAEEAAVHPRRHVVTRALGAGDETEADYWLLPIEEGDRVMVCSDGLNGELTDSEMHEILSTVENPQEAVDTLIQAALRRGGRDNITVIVIDARNVLNDAGMATTAPRSAADAEEQDTLPRAGSEDAANGRS
- a CDS encoding RDD family protein codes for the protein MPCLRCGQPVRAGASFCGACGTPLPNRGSVPQRAATLDRGGRQAAPFPGSIPVGPGEGSDMSGTLSLVPASPGKRLGAAVLDWLAPVAILTVLLSIGFAGITSTRSAGLIIYDTSLLALLGGIGAGLTLVYVLTVAGVEGRTGNTIGNQLMGIRSADRDGYAPGLGAVFLRGIVTGAGILLAVLAAVLVAVFKWFDAALLVLGPLLLLGTAWAAAVVASSAWDRNGKLRGWHDRAAGTLVFDVVHGRNPVSTGGIEGPYSFAPLDLPPVQQVASPVASRKPVASRNPVAAPPAVAPGEPAAADGTVIPADGGIPVDGAIPVDGVQQVNRLQPINGVHPDDAMDRTQVRGGARQDVPQAVLRITLDDGRDFRLERNVLIGRNPAPAAGESQAQLLPVPDPGRTISKTHLHLLTDGAGVWVTDRHSTNGSAVTTPDGMRTALQPGVPAFVSPGTTVHFGDRTFNVGHA
- a CDS encoding transglutaminase-like domain-containing protein, encoding MSEATGLRPRRHDRSDSSRRQNDSQSPRRPVRPAAGSAFADGRPRWHFVLDAGALTILLGLGVLGFSLSFGGDPYYLIAGFGGIVLGLAVAALNAHFRLGLLITTALAFGSYLVLGTALAVPGAAIAGFIPSLESLRTLLLGVVFAWKDMLTVGVPVGTAGGVLIVPFLSALITAAAAGALTWRIRSPYWPLLPVLVLFVTGIAFSTNAGFLTVERGIALTVVGIAWATFRRDALRRRDTHKVSVNRPQHDAGTAAKARTRRLAAGAAVLAATVGITAAVSPLIAAGDERRVLRNVVVPPFDPKAYVTPLASFRNFVKDKKDDTLFTVKGLPKDARVRLGALDSFNGTNYTMDPNGSGSFSKVGDAKSINTLADSTDPVPTNDYSLDITIDDYQGYFVPGGRKTTGLSFAPDSSGAASGLYFNSGTDTAVTTQGLSRGDSYTVQISDPVKLEHGQLTQYDFAKVSLPDVTDVPPVVGAQANDLAADAPTAVDRVRQIEAHFQKKGAFSNGLIADGQLPSVSGHGAARIRDLLTAKQMLGDDEQYAVAMSLMLRHLGIPSRVIMGFYPDPKSPENGAGDIKITGKDVHAWVEVAFDRVGWVAFDPTPPKDNIPIPPDPENKSKPKPQVLQPPPPPQEPADLPPDSSPDALDADEKKTNPWLFWGPILTAIGIALIPVGILALPLLLIALLKLRRRKARFTGGDPVQRVGGGWSEVLSLATDMGAPVDSRATRRETAAVVAEAFPAAGATTTLLAHRADASIFGAGQPSEDEVREYWDVVDGSLKEMTGTLGFWRRQQARFSPRSLLAEARAALAARGFRR
- a CDS encoding DUF58 domain-containing protein → MRLPKFRPQEHSSRLWSDAGSTARLALGPAWRVAAGLWDRRVRPVLSVVSVLGWSVLAAAVLLFAAGDAYGWQEAKAAAIAALVLFVIAVGFILGRSSYGVLLDLARTRVAVGDSAVGSIAVSNTSARPLLPADLELPVGSATAVFHLPRMKPQQVHEDLFTIPTARRAVIVVGPVRSVRADPLHLLRRQVLWTEPEDLYVHPRTVALAGSAAGFIRDLEGMPTTELSSADVSFHALRDYVPGDDRRHIHWKTTARTNKLMVRQFEETRRAHLAISLSINTDEYASEEEFELAISAAASIGRQAIREQRELDVLTQGGPLRCETGRNMLDDMTRIVGTPLRKTAVDLARTLADTVPNASVVFFVVGSQVTATQLRSAAASVPPGVRSLAMRADLGAAPARANIGDLTVLTVGDLSDLPSVLRKAAA
- a CDS encoding AAA family ATPase — protein: MTMTTEQAAWFAGTFEKLVANVGQAVLGKAHVIRLTFTAMLAEGHVLFEDAPGTGKTSLARALAATVQGSNSRIQFTPDLLPSDVTGVTIYDQKTQKFEFHKGPIFSNIVLADEINRASPKTQSALLEVMEESRVTVDGTTYEAGRPFMVMATQNPIEQAGTYRLPEAQLDRFLIKTSIGYPDHASTVQLLGGTNLKDRSRDLHPVITTQAVADMADLAATTHVDTAVLEYISRLCEETRNAPETRLGVSVRGALAMVRAAKVWAASQGRNFVLPDDIKDLAGVVWTHRFVMDPEAEFSGATAEAVLGRVLADVAAPQQRAAV